Proteins encoded in a region of the Teredinibacter purpureus genome:
- a CDS encoding CBM9 family sugar-binding protein: protein MTTVLKPISIWVFTLLLLHCFEAFAQDSRSYYRAPYAAQAPVIDGIASETIWEAAQWKAIDQVIIGENLAADDFSGRIKLVWDNKKLYVLAEIIDDRLSDVYADPLSHYWDDEALEIFVDEDASGGDHQYNHNAFAYHIALDNQVVDAGLDKQPHLYNEHLMSRWQRTGDATIWEVALDIYADDYKDGAVTAKPVTLQSGKIMGFMFAYCDNDGGKTRDHFIGTENIAAVNGERNRGWIDASVFGVLELIKE, encoded by the coding sequence ATGACAACGGTTTTGAAACCCATTTCAATTTGGGTGTTTACGTTACTGCTTCTGCACTGTTTTGAGGCCTTTGCGCAAGACAGCAGAAGTTATTACCGTGCGCCTTATGCCGCACAAGCGCCAGTGATAGACGGTATTGCATCGGAAACCATTTGGGAGGCTGCGCAATGGAAAGCCATTGATCAGGTTATTATCGGTGAAAATCTCGCGGCAGACGATTTTAGTGGCCGAATTAAACTCGTCTGGGACAACAAAAAACTGTATGTGTTGGCCGAAATAATTGACGATCGTTTGTCTGATGTATACGCGGATCCACTCAGTCATTATTGGGATGATGAAGCCTTAGAAATATTTGTAGATGAAGATGCATCAGGTGGCGATCATCAATATAACCACAATGCATTTGCCTACCATATAGCACTGGATAATCAGGTTGTGGATGCAGGCCTCGATAAACAGCCTCATCTTTATAACGAACACCTTATGAGTCGTTGGCAGCGAACGGGTGACGCCACAATTTGGGAGGTAGCACTGGATATCTATGCCGATGACTATAAAGACGGGGCAGTAACGGCAAAACCAGTAACGCTACAATCAGGTAAAATTATGGGGTTTATGTTTGCCTATTGCGATAACGACGGTGGCAAGACAAGAGACCATTTTATAGGCACTGAAAATATAGCCGCGGTTAATGGCGAAAGAAACAGAGGCTGGATAGATGCCAGTGTTTTTGGTGTGCTTGAATTAATAAAAGAGTAG
- the acnB gene encoding bifunctional aconitate hydratase 2/2-methylisocitrate dehydratase: MLEAYREHVAEREALGIPPKPLSAEQVSELVLLLKNPPTGEEAVLLDLLSTRVPPGVDEAAYVKAGFLSALAKGDDDCSLIDKTAAIKLLGNMHGGYNIETLVALLDEPELAEAAAKELKHTLLMFDAFHDVEDKAKTGNSQAQAVLQSWADAEWFTNRSAVAESIKVAVFKVTGETNTDDLSPAQDAWSRPDIPLHALAMYKMARDGIEPEEGGVKGPLAQIKAVQAKGVQVAFVGDVVGTGSSRKSATNSVLWYFGDDVSGVPNKRGGGICIGGKVAPIFYNTMEDAGALVFEAPVDDLGMGDIIEIRPYDGKILNDAGDCISEFELKSDVLLDEVRAGGRINLIIGRGLTTRARESLNLPASTLFRQPTAPADSTKGFSLAQKMVGKACGLAEGQGVRAGTYCEPRMTTVGSQDTTGPMTRDELKDLACLGFSADLTMQSFCHTAAYPKPVDIDTQHTLPDFIMNRGGVSLRPGDGIIHSWLNRMLLPDTVGTGGDSHTRFPMGISFPAGSGLVAFAAATGVMPLDMPESILVRFKGEMQPGITLRDLVHAIPYYAIQEGLLTVEKKGKKNIFSGRILEIEGLNELTVEQAFELSDASAERSAAGCTIKLPEDSIAEYLRSNVVLLRWMVSEGYGDRRTLERRASNMEAWLANPSLMEADADAEYAAVIEIDLADVKEPIVCAPNDPDDARLLSSVAGDNVDEVFIGSCMTNIGHFRAAGKLFEQTPGALKSRFWMSPPTKMDQHTLMEEGYYNIFGAKGVRMEMPGCSLCMGNQARVADNTTVLSTSTRNFPNRLGAGANVYLTSAELAAVGGILGKLPTPEEYLEYASKIDTMSAEIFRYMNFDQIADFVKGAEDGKRIAAVEIEEVKV; the protein is encoded by the coding sequence GTGCTTGAAGCCTACCGTGAACACGTTGCTGAACGTGAAGCTCTTGGAATTCCACCGAAGCCCTTGAGTGCTGAGCAAGTATCAGAATTGGTACTACTGCTTAAAAACCCACCCACTGGAGAAGAGGCTGTACTGCTTGACCTGTTAAGCACACGCGTCCCCCCAGGTGTTGACGAAGCCGCCTATGTTAAAGCTGGCTTCCTTTCTGCTCTAGCAAAAGGAGACGACGACTGTAGCCTAATTGATAAAACGGCAGCTATAAAGCTTCTGGGCAATATGCACGGTGGTTACAATATTGAGACGCTAGTCGCCCTGCTTGATGAACCCGAACTCGCTGAAGCTGCAGCAAAAGAACTTAAACACACCTTGCTTATGTTCGATGCTTTTCACGATGTGGAAGACAAGGCAAAGACCGGTAATAGTCAGGCACAAGCCGTACTTCAAAGCTGGGCTGATGCGGAGTGGTTTACAAACCGCAGCGCCGTTGCAGAATCCATCAAGGTGGCTGTATTTAAAGTTACAGGCGAAACCAACACCGATGATTTATCACCCGCTCAAGATGCTTGGTCTCGGCCCGATATCCCATTACACGCATTGGCCATGTACAAAATGGCCCGCGACGGCATTGAACCAGAAGAAGGCGGCGTCAAAGGACCGCTTGCGCAAATTAAGGCTGTGCAAGCTAAAGGCGTACAAGTTGCATTCGTAGGCGATGTTGTTGGAACAGGTTCCTCGCGAAAGTCGGCTACAAACTCTGTACTGTGGTATTTCGGTGATGATGTTTCCGGCGTACCCAACAAGCGTGGTGGTGGTATTTGTATAGGCGGTAAAGTAGCCCCTATTTTCTACAACACTATGGAAGACGCAGGGGCATTGGTTTTTGAAGCGCCGGTAGACGACTTAGGTATGGGTGATATTATCGAAATTCGCCCCTACGATGGAAAAATATTGAACGACGCTGGCGACTGCATTTCAGAATTTGAGCTCAAATCTGACGTATTGCTTGACGAGGTACGTGCCGGCGGCCGAATCAACCTCATTATTGGACGCGGCTTAACCACTCGCGCCCGAGAGTCCCTCAACTTGCCCGCCTCTACCTTATTCCGCCAGCCTACTGCACCAGCTGACAGCACAAAAGGCTTCAGCCTTGCACAAAAAATGGTGGGTAAAGCGTGTGGCCTAGCCGAGGGACAAGGCGTCCGAGCGGGTACCTATTGTGAACCTCGCATGACCACGGTAGGATCGCAAGACACTACCGGGCCAATGACTCGTGACGAACTCAAAGACTTAGCGTGTTTAGGCTTTTCAGCCGATTTAACCATGCAGTCCTTTTGCCATACTGCAGCTTACCCAAAGCCCGTGGACATAGACACGCAGCACACCTTGCCAGATTTCATCATGAATCGCGGTGGCGTATCGCTACGCCCAGGTGACGGTATCATCCACAGCTGGCTTAATCGCATGCTGTTGCCAGATACCGTTGGTACAGGCGGTGATTCGCATACACGCTTCCCCATGGGAATATCCTTCCCTGCTGGCTCTGGGTTAGTGGCTTTTGCTGCTGCGACAGGCGTTATGCCATTGGATATGCCCGAATCTATTTTGGTTCGTTTTAAGGGTGAGATGCAACCCGGCATAACGTTGCGCGATCTAGTGCATGCCATTCCGTATTACGCAATACAAGAAGGTTTGTTGACCGTTGAGAAAAAGGGCAAGAAAAACATATTCTCCGGAAGAATTCTTGAAATTGAAGGTCTAAATGAATTAACCGTTGAGCAGGCTTTTGAACTCTCCGATGCCTCCGCAGAGCGCTCAGCCGCTGGCTGTACTATCAAGCTCCCCGAAGATTCTATTGCCGAATATTTGCGGTCCAACGTTGTGTTATTACGCTGGATGGTAAGTGAAGGCTATGGCGATAGGCGAACGCTTGAGCGCCGTGCAAGCAACATGGAAGCGTGGCTGGCGAACCCCAGCTTAATGGAAGCTGATGCCGATGCGGAGTATGCCGCTGTCATAGAAATTGATCTTGCTGATGTTAAAGAACCTATTGTTTGCGCACCCAACGACCCCGATGACGCACGTTTATTATCCAGCGTTGCTGGCGACAATGTCGATGAAGTCTTTATCGGTTCGTGTATGACCAACATTGGCCATTTCAGAGCGGCAGGTAAGCTGTTTGAGCAAACGCCTGGGGCACTTAAAAGCCGTTTTTGGATGTCTCCTCCTACCAAGATGGATCAACACACCTTAATGGAAGAAGGCTATTACAATATCTTTGGCGCTAAGGGTGTGCGCATGGAAATGCCAGGCTGCTCACTTTGTATGGGTAACCAGGCACGTGTGGCCGATAATACAACCGTATTATCCACCTCTACGCGCAACTTCCCGAACCGTTTAGGGGCTGGAGCCAACGTTTACTTAACATCTGCCGAACTAGCGGCCGTCGGTGGCATACTCGGTAAACTACCTACACCGGAAGAATATTTGGAATATGCATCGAAAATTGACACTATGTCCGCCGAAATATTCCGCTATATGAATTTCGATCAAATCGCTGACTTTGTGAAAGGCGCCGAAGATGGAAAACGTATTGCCGCCGTCGAAATTGAGGAAGTAAAGGTATAA
- a CDS encoding DMT family transporter: MFSARSFPVIVLVFASVLWGLSWLPLKYLEQVGFNGISLLLISQAILAIIFLPLGFRGALILTHYRSLIAISIAGGGAILCFTYALMYGDIIRVMVLFYLLPVWGVLGGWLLLGERPDLIRWCGVVLALLGAFLLLGGTKAFSSSLSWLDVLALSSGLCFALNNIVFRGVPDLPLPTKLLAMFLGCALISGLLVITNVQPLPHGVPLAHWGWLVGYTLCWLMVANIGSQWAVTQMEAGRSSIIIIVELVVAVISALVIAGERLMPVEWVGCSMVVIAAVLEAIRVEDVNVDRIEKTPEMWR, translated from the coding sequence ATGTTTAGCGCTCGCTCATTTCCCGTTATTGTTCTTGTCTTTGCTTCTGTTCTTTGGGGGTTATCCTGGTTGCCGCTCAAATACTTAGAGCAAGTGGGCTTTAACGGCATTTCGTTGCTGCTAATCTCTCAGGCGATACTGGCTATTATTTTCTTGCCTTTGGGTTTCCGTGGGGCTTTGATCCTTACGCATTACCGATCGTTAATTGCGATTTCTATCGCTGGCGGTGGCGCGATCCTCTGTTTTACTTACGCGTTAATGTATGGCGATATCATTCGAGTGATGGTGTTGTTTTATCTGCTTCCTGTGTGGGGCGTTTTGGGTGGTTGGCTTTTGCTCGGAGAACGGCCTGACCTTATTCGCTGGTGTGGAGTTGTACTAGCACTTCTGGGTGCGTTTTTATTGCTGGGGGGTACGAAGGCTTTTAGTTCATCTTTATCATGGCTTGATGTACTGGCGTTGTCTTCTGGATTGTGTTTCGCGCTCAACAATATCGTCTTTCGTGGCGTGCCCGATCTGCCATTACCCACCAAACTACTGGCTATGTTTTTGGGTTGTGCGCTTATTTCCGGGTTACTCGTTATCACCAACGTACAACCTTTACCCCATGGTGTTCCATTGGCTCATTGGGGCTGGCTTGTAGGGTACACGTTGTGCTGGCTTATGGTGGCCAATATTGGCTCGCAATGGGCTGTGACGCAGATGGAAGCAGGGCGGTCGTCCATCATTATCATCGTAGAGTTAGTGGTAGCGGTTATTTCTGCGCTTGTTATCGCTGGTGAAAGGCTCATGCCTGTGGAATGGGTAGGCTGCAGTATGGTCGTTATCGCTGCGGTGCTCGAGGCTATTAGGGTGGAGGACGTAAACGTAGACCGAATTGAGAAAACACCCGAAATGTGGCGTTGA
- a CDS encoding patatin-like phospholipase family protein: MSTNALILSGGGARASYQVGVLNALADILPDLHNPFPIICGTSAGAINATALASHSGEFRQSALDLADTWKSLEIDNVFHAGWWPLIAGSLKIGGSLFNHGIGTSKPLALLDNAPLREFLSRIITFDNIPKNIANGNLEALCITALGYNSGESVSFFQGNSALRGWRRYRRVGTPSEITVEHLMASSAIPTVFPTVPLSREYFGDGAMRQMAPISPALHLGADRVFIIGVSGNRNPSHWGAPKYLPRPKHSPSMAQIVGQMFNSAFIDALEGDIEHLERVNHLLKLVDAQRCEKTHHLRPVDTLIISPSKPLDKIAGRCVRHMPASLRFFLRAIGATAHGGGSAAASYLLFTREYCNELMDLGYQDAMWEKDNIEAFFERGDQKNTFGA, translated from the coding sequence ATGTCAACAAATGCTCTTATTCTATCTGGTGGTGGTGCTCGCGCCTCCTATCAGGTAGGCGTGTTAAATGCATTGGCGGATATCCTTCCTGACCTACATAATCCTTTTCCAATAATTTGTGGTACGTCTGCGGGTGCTATTAATGCGACCGCTCTAGCGTCGCACTCTGGGGAATTTAGGCAAAGCGCGTTAGATTTGGCTGATACATGGAAAAGCCTCGAAATTGACAATGTATTTCACGCGGGTTGGTGGCCGTTAATTGCTGGGTCTCTAAAAATTGGAGGTTCGCTATTTAATCACGGTATCGGTACCTCAAAACCCTTAGCGCTGCTTGATAATGCGCCGTTAAGAGAGTTTCTCTCCCGTATTATTACTTTCGACAACATACCTAAGAATATCGCAAACGGAAATCTGGAGGCTTTATGTATTACGGCTTTGGGGTATAACTCCGGCGAATCCGTTAGCTTTTTTCAAGGGAACAGTGCACTTAGAGGGTGGCGGCGATACAGACGTGTGGGTACGCCATCAGAGATAACCGTTGAGCATTTAATGGCCTCTTCTGCGATCCCAACGGTTTTCCCAACGGTACCGTTAAGTCGTGAGTATTTTGGTGATGGCGCTATGCGACAAATGGCTCCTATCAGCCCGGCATTGCATCTAGGTGCCGATCGGGTTTTTATCATTGGCGTGAGTGGCAATCGCAATCCCTCTCATTGGGGGGCTCCTAAGTATTTACCTCGGCCTAAACATTCTCCTTCAATGGCGCAAATAGTAGGGCAAATGTTTAATAGCGCGTTTATTGACGCGCTAGAGGGCGATATTGAGCACTTGGAGCGCGTGAATCACTTATTAAAACTGGTTGATGCCCAGCGTTGCGAAAAAACTCATCATTTACGGCCCGTTGATACGCTTATTATTTCACCCTCTAAACCCCTCGATAAAATTGCAGGCCGGTGTGTGCGGCATATGCCTGCTAGCTTAAGGTTTTTTCTTCGTGCTATTGGTGCTACAGCCCATGGCGGGGGCTCTGCTGCGGCGAGCTATCTGTTGTTCACACGCGAATACTGCAATGAACTGATGGATTTAGGCTATCAAGATGCGATGTGGGAAAAAGATAATATTGAAGCTTTCTTTGAAAGGGGTGATCAGAAGAATACCTTTGGGGCATAA
- a CDS encoding NfeD family protein — MDQSLSEIVGPWFWLAIGLVLLGLELLGAGGFLLSIGVSALITAGISGMTEQPWPVEFVIFGVLSVVTTYMYWKFVRPNNIETEDPMLNNKMARLVGHKTAILVPVKAGVGKVQIHDALWVVSCDTDLDSGVLVEVTGYEGATLNVKPI, encoded by the coding sequence ATGGATCAGTCGTTGTCTGAAATTGTAGGGCCATGGTTCTGGTTAGCCATTGGATTGGTGTTGTTGGGGCTGGAGCTTCTTGGCGCAGGAGGCTTCTTGCTGTCGATAGGGGTTTCTGCACTTATCACGGCGGGTATTTCGGGGATGACGGAACAACCTTGGCCCGTTGAATTTGTTATTTTCGGCGTACTTTCTGTTGTTACCACGTACATGTATTGGAAATTTGTACGGCCCAATAACATAGAAACAGAAGACCCAATGTTAAACAATAAAATGGCAAGGCTTGTAGGGCATAAAACCGCAATACTCGTGCCGGTAAAGGCAGGCGTCGGTAAAGTGCAAATTCATGATGCACTGTGGGTTGTTTCCTGTGATACAGACCTTGATAGTGGTGTATTGGTAGAGGTAACTGGCTACGAAGGCGCTACACTTAATGTTAAGCCCATTTAA
- a CDS encoding SPFH domain-containing protein, with protein MVDLNLVAIIFIAFVVVVIFKGWKSVPQGEEWTVERWGRFIRVLKPGFNIIVPFVDAVGHRQIVMEQVLDVEPQEVISADNAMVTTDAVCFFQVIDSIKASYEVNDLPRAMQNLVMTNIRAVLGSMELDAMLSNRDAINTALLIKVDEATNPWGLKVTRIEIKDIRPPRDLVDAMANQMKAEREKRAQILRAEGERESSIKVAEGDKQAQILSAQGKREAAFLESEAREREAQAEAKATRDVSVAIAEGNQQAINYFVAQKYVDALGKIAAADNSKVVLMPIEASSVIGSISGIKELFDNVKK; from the coding sequence ATGGTAGATCTCAATCTGGTCGCGATAATATTTATCGCGTTTGTCGTTGTCGTCATATTTAAAGGATGGAAAAGTGTTCCGCAGGGTGAAGAATGGACTGTAGAGCGTTGGGGGCGCTTCATTCGCGTACTAAAACCTGGCTTTAACATTATAGTTCCGTTTGTCGATGCTGTTGGGCATCGTCAAATCGTGATGGAGCAGGTACTTGATGTTGAACCCCAAGAAGTGATTAGTGCCGATAATGCGATGGTGACTACCGATGCCGTATGTTTTTTCCAAGTTATCGACTCTATTAAGGCATCGTATGAAGTTAATGACTTGCCGCGAGCCATGCAGAACTTGGTGATGACGAATATTCGTGCGGTGCTGGGGTCTATGGAGCTAGACGCAATGCTCTCGAATCGAGACGCCATTAATACTGCGTTGTTGATTAAAGTGGATGAAGCTACTAACCCCTGGGGCTTAAAAGTCACACGTATTGAAATTAAAGATATTCGGCCACCACGCGACCTTGTGGATGCGATGGCAAATCAAATGAAAGCAGAGCGAGAAAAACGCGCGCAAATATTACGAGCAGAAGGTGAGCGTGAGTCGTCAATTAAAGTTGCCGAGGGTGATAAGCAGGCGCAAATTTTGAGTGCGCAAGGTAAGCGTGAAGCGGCATTTCTGGAGTCTGAAGCACGTGAACGTGAAGCTCAGGCTGAAGCAAAAGCTACGCGAGATGTTAGTGTTGCTATTGCTGAGGGTAATCAGCAAGCAATTAATTATTTTGTTGCGCAAAAGTATGTCGACGCACTGGGTAAAATTGCAGCAGCAGACAATAGTAAGGTCGTTTTAATGCCAATAGAAGCCTCGAGTGTAATTGGCTCTATTAGCGGCATTAAAGAATTATTCGATAATGTTAAGAAATAA
- a CDS encoding AMP-binding protein, with product MIPRYNNTLELLEHSFEVYADKPAYTCMGQTLTYREMDDLSNRFASYLRNDLNLSEGDRVAIQLPNILQFPVVLYGILRAGLVVVNTNPLYTPREIKHQLRDSGAKVLIVLSNIAHNAASIVKQTEVETVIVTNLADLHPTPKRLLINSVVKYVKKLVPPFEFENKVSLRQCLKNAAQPFARPVFSDDSLMVLQYTGGTTGISKGAMLTQKNVTTNVWQTLCQLENAFVPGKETFVACLPLYHIYALNIHALAGFCLGEHNLLIPNPRDLNSMIKALAAQPFTVFVGLNTLFTALARNEAFKALDFSSLKVTSSGGMALTDHAADTWKAVTGCDVCEGYGLTETSPVVCSNRIDDIRRGTVGTAVNETEILLLDDDGKPVTDGPGELCVRGPQVMKGYWNNEDETNKVLSDDGWLKTGDIAEIDSDGCIRIVDRKKDMILVSGFNVYPNEVEDAATQMPEIVEAAAIGIPDEKCGEIVKLFVVAVNNKLTEEEVYNFCRKNLTAYKVPKIIEFRDALPKTNVGKILRRELRD from the coding sequence TTGATACCAAGATATAACAACACACTTGAACTTCTTGAACACTCATTTGAGGTCTATGCGGATAAACCAGCGTATACCTGCATGGGGCAAACATTAACCTACCGAGAAATGGATGACTTGAGTAATCGCTTTGCCAGCTATTTACGCAATGATCTCAATTTATCAGAAGGTGATCGTGTTGCGATTCAATTACCAAACATACTGCAATTTCCGGTCGTGCTTTATGGGATATTGAGAGCAGGTTTGGTTGTGGTCAACACCAATCCTCTTTATACCCCTCGGGAGATTAAGCATCAGCTTCGAGACAGCGGCGCAAAAGTACTTATTGTGCTGTCAAATATTGCGCACAATGCCGCAAGTATTGTGAAGCAAACCGAAGTAGAAACGGTGATAGTGACAAATCTTGCTGATTTGCATCCAACGCCTAAGCGATTATTGATTAACTCGGTTGTTAAATACGTTAAGAAATTGGTGCCACCTTTTGAATTTGAGAATAAGGTGTCACTTAGACAATGCTTGAAAAACGCCGCCCAACCATTTGCTAGACCCGTCTTTAGCGATGACTCTCTTATGGTGTTGCAATACACCGGAGGAACAACGGGCATATCGAAAGGCGCGATGTTAACGCAAAAAAACGTGACAACTAATGTTTGGCAAACGCTTTGTCAATTGGAGAACGCTTTTGTTCCAGGCAAAGAAACGTTTGTAGCTTGTTTGCCTTTGTACCATATTTATGCACTAAATATTCACGCCTTAGCGGGTTTTTGTCTTGGTGAGCACAATCTGCTCATCCCAAACCCTCGCGACCTCAATTCAATGATCAAAGCGTTGGCCGCTCAACCCTTCACCGTTTTTGTGGGCCTCAATACCTTGTTTACGGCACTGGCACGCAATGAAGCGTTCAAAGCATTAGATTTTTCTAGCCTTAAAGTGACGTCTTCGGGCGGCATGGCTTTAACTGATCACGCCGCTGATACTTGGAAGGCGGTAACAGGGTGCGATGTTTGCGAAGGATATGGGTTGACCGAAACATCGCCGGTGGTGTGCAGCAATAGAATCGATGATATTCGACGAGGCACCGTTGGAACTGCGGTAAACGAAACGGAAATATTATTGCTCGACGATGACGGCAAGCCTGTAACGGACGGGCCGGGTGAACTGTGTGTTCGCGGGCCGCAAGTTATGAAGGGGTATTGGAACAACGAAGATGAGACGAATAAAGTATTATCGGACGATGGCTGGCTTAAAACAGGCGATATAGCCGAGATAGACAGCGATGGCTGTATTCGAATTGTCGATCGTAAAAAAGATATGATACTAGTCTCTGGGTTCAATGTTTACCCTAATGAAGTTGAAGACGCAGCTACTCAAATGCCTGAAATTGTCGAAGCAGCCGCAATTGGTATCCCTGATGAAAAGTGTGGTGAAATTGTTAAGTTGTTCGTCGTCGCGGTGAATAACAAGCTTACAGAAGAAGAGGTTTATAATTTTTGCCGTAAAAATTTAACGGCCTACAAAGTGCCGAAAATTATTGAGTTTCGAGACGCTTTACCTAAAACTAACGTAGGGAAAATTTTAAGGCGAGAGCTTAGAGATTAA